One Bacillus amyloliquefaciens DSM 7 = ATCC 23350 DNA window includes the following coding sequences:
- a CDS encoding MarR family winged helix-turn-helix transcriptional regulator: MMRLSFNEEEVMRAMNLYKVFARAFKSVSEHSIRDSKEHGFNPTEFAVLELLYTRGPQKLQQIGSRLLLVSGNVTYVIDKLERNGFLVREQDPKDKRSVYAHLTDKGNEYLDKIYPIHSLRIARAFSGLMPDEQEQLIALLKKAGIHSQHLLFR; this comes from the coding sequence ATGAATTTGTACAAAGTTTTTGCAAGGGCTTTCAAGAGTGTGTCTGAACACAGCATCCGCGACAGTAAAGAACACGGTTTTAATCCGACTGAATTTGCCGTTTTGGAGCTGCTGTATACGAGAGGTCCGCAAAAGCTTCAGCAAATCGGCTCGCGTCTTTTGCTTGTCAGCGGAAATGTCACCTATGTCATCGACAAGCTCGAAAGAAACGGGTTTTTGGTCAGAGAACAAGACCCGAAGGACAAACGTTCTGTTTACGCCCATTTAACTGATAAAGGAAACGAGTATTTGGACAAAATTTATCCGATTCATTCATTGAGAATTGCGAGAGCGTTTTCAGGACTTATGCCTGATGAACAGGAACAGCTGATAGCCTTACTGAAAAAAGCGGGAATTCACAGCCAGCATTTGCTTTTCCGTTAA
- a CDS encoding YkoP family protein, translating to MRSCLLTIWYLLDPLYFFFTRLTLIDKRQSNVFRVRLTRYKGKEVVLSDGTRIKKNDVLVKIHLHNVKLLKELQPIESAVRRGIMLYQKVYQSMPHLADYINQHKRKDEIKGVVGITMLHKGAARLGFDVITPSSGCYRLFKKAAHIPILYFTAKQLTLKNIPYSCYLFISKEKLMCTYQTEKS from the coding sequence GTGAGAAGCTGTCTGCTGACTATATGGTACTTACTTGATCCGCTTTATTTTTTCTTTACCCGGCTGACGCTGATTGATAAACGGCAATCAAATGTATTCCGCGTCCGTTTGACAAGATATAAAGGAAAAGAAGTCGTCCTGAGCGACGGAACGAGAATTAAAAAAAATGACGTGTTAGTGAAGATTCATCTCCATAATGTCAAACTCCTGAAAGAGCTGCAGCCTATTGAAAGCGCGGTCAGAAGGGGGATTATGCTATATCAGAAAGTTTATCAATCCATGCCTCATTTAGCGGATTATATTAACCAGCATAAACGGAAAGACGAGATAAAAGGCGTCGTCGGCATTACAATGCTTCATAAAGGGGCGGCAAGACTCGGGTTTGATGTGATAACGCCGTCCAGCGGCTGCTACAGGCTGTTTAAGAAAGCTGCCCATATCCCGATTTTATATTTTACTGCGAAGCAGCTCACCCTCAAAAACATTCCTTATTCCTGTTATTTATTCATTTCCAAAGAAAAACTGATGTGCACGTATCAGACGGAAAAGAGCTGA